One stretch of Jiangella gansuensis DSM 44835 DNA includes these proteins:
- a CDS encoding helix-turn-helix domain-containing protein, with protein sequence MTEMQTRPTQKAPAVVPEFDLADRIRKAMRIAGYDYRELAERIEVSKSSIGNWVNGVTTPRRRDLRLLAEACGVDLEWLMFGYAGKEGLNRSTGR encoded by the coding sequence ATGACGGAGATGCAGACGCGGCCGACGCAGAAGGCGCCGGCGGTCGTCCCCGAGTTCGATCTGGCTGACCGCATCCGCAAGGCGATGCGGATCGCTGGCTACGACTATCGGGAGCTGGCCGAACGCATCGAGGTAAGCAAGTCGAGCATCGGCAACTGGGTGAACGGCGTCACGACCCCGCGGCGTCGCGACCTCCGGCTACTGGCTGAGGCATGTGGGGTCGATCTCGAATGGCTGATGTTCGGCTACGCCGGGAAGGAAGGTCTCAACCGCAGTACCGGTCGGTGA
- a CDS encoding DUF6506 family protein, which produces MATSWAYIYGQPGADPVADRIVIDRGEHRTTLVPVPDESAAAGVAVELVDDGVQLIELCGGFTVHDAARVIEAVDGQVPVGHVTFGLESVTAAAAYKAQFDAQDPVD; this is translated from the coding sequence ATGGCCACCAGTTGGGCCTACATCTACGGGCAGCCGGGAGCCGACCCCGTCGCCGACCGAATCGTGATCGATCGTGGTGAGCACCGGACGACGCTCGTCCCGGTGCCCGACGAGTCCGCCGCCGCAGGGGTCGCGGTCGAGCTGGTCGACGACGGCGTTCAGCTCATCGAGCTGTGCGGTGGGTTCACGGTCCACGACGCCGCGCGCGTGATCGAAGCGGTGGACGGTCAAGTGCCGGTCGGTCACGTGACCTTCGGCCTGGAGTCGGTCACCGCCGCCGCCGCGTACAAGGCACAGTTCGACGCGCAGGACCCAGTTGACTGA
- a CDS encoding helix-turn-helix domain-containing protein, producing the protein MASIAEISRDTGLTTSTVRRMLSAMADNRLRELAPPGLRIIIDQSESR; encoded by the coding sequence GTGGCCAGCATCGCCGAGATCTCTCGCGATACGGGATTGACCACCAGCACTGTCCGTCGGATGCTCAGCGCCATGGCCGACAACCGTCTGCGCGAGCTGGCGCCGCCGGGCTTGCGCATCATCATCGACCAGAGCGAAAGCCGGTAG
- a CDS encoding helix-turn-helix domain-containing protein encodes MATTTPELIDAAEAAEILHMSRRHVSRLAAAGHLTPAAKGRGVRGLRLFDRADVIALKAKLAAKAAD; translated from the coding sequence ATGGCAACCACGACCCCGGAGCTGATCGACGCCGCCGAAGCGGCCGAGATTCTGCACATGTCCCGCCGGCACGTCAGCCGACTCGCCGCCGCCGGGCACCTGACCCCGGCCGCCAAGGGCCGCGGCGTCCGCGGGCTGCGGCTGTTCGACCGCGCCGACGTCATCGCGCTCAAGGCGAAGCTCGCCGCGAAGGCCGCCGACTGA
- a CDS encoding GAF and ANTAR domain-containing protein: MDTGPRPPERPRVWGHMSANDHRNRDLARLLSALPNLLLNTPRVETFLAELADLAAVIIEPPASCGIMTRYEGQLRTVVASDERATVVDAEQYGAGRGPCLEALQTGSIVEVPDQMSDPRWPGYREQAIAQGVRSSLSLPLIVDSGPVGAMNLYGFDRPQSFDPDTRHRAEIFAAQASTTLALALRQLAQAELAEQLEQALSSRTVIDQAIGILMAEQRCSADDAFAVLRTHSQNNNRKLRDVAEALVTRVSRRPAQPGALFRRPGDGGTKAEE; the protein is encoded by the coding sequence GTGGACACCGGACCGAGGCCGCCTGAGCGCCCGAGGGTGTGGGGCCACATGAGTGCAAATGATCATCGCAACCGCGATCTTGCCCGCTTGCTGAGCGCCTTGCCCAATCTGCTGCTGAACACGCCTCGGGTCGAGACCTTCCTGGCGGAGCTGGCGGACCTGGCGGCGGTGATCATCGAGCCACCAGCCTCCTGCGGCATCATGACCCGGTACGAGGGCCAACTGCGCACCGTAGTCGCCAGCGACGAGCGCGCGACCGTGGTCGACGCTGAGCAGTACGGCGCGGGCCGAGGGCCTTGTCTGGAGGCGTTGCAGACCGGCAGCATCGTCGAGGTGCCGGACCAGATGTCGGATCCGAGGTGGCCCGGCTATCGCGAGCAGGCGATCGCCCAGGGAGTCCGGTCGTCGCTGAGCCTGCCGCTAATCGTCGATTCAGGCCCCGTCGGTGCCATGAACCTCTACGGCTTCGACCGGCCACAGTCGTTCGACCCCGACACCCGGCATCGCGCCGAGATCTTCGCCGCGCAGGCGTCCACCACACTGGCGCTCGCGCTGCGCCAGCTGGCTCAGGCCGAGCTGGCCGAACAACTGGAACAAGCGCTGTCGTCACGCACGGTCATCGACCAGGCCATCGGCATTCTCATGGCTGAGCAGCGCTGTTCCGCCGATGACGCATTCGCCGTCCTGCGCACGCACTCGCAGAACAACAACCGCAAGCTACGTGACGTGGCCGAGGCGCTGGTCACCAGGGTCTCGCGACGTCCGGCGCAGCCCGGCGCGTTGTTCCGCCGCCCTGGCGACGGTGGTACGAAGGCGGAGGAATAG
- a CDS encoding CocE/NonD family hydrolase codes for MAVTPGPLRRAVGRIRNVIRPNVTITTPPDGVLVEYDVPVAVRDGTVLRVNVYRPEGGGTYPVMMSAHPYGKDYRPKPTRNGYRPFPNLRILPQSQPFSFSAWTGWEAPDPAYWVPRGYVVVNADLRGWGTSEGIGTLLGAGEGEDYHDLIEWAAAQPWSTGRVGLNGVSYLALSQWAAAATRPPHLAAICPWEGFTDFYRDVARPGGVRENGMMIVWTKGTARTRPDSAVDLRQQQLARPLYDEWWAERDREIEKIDVPALVCGSFSDHNLHTRGSFEGFRRIASRQKWLYTHRGPKWSVFYSGDALAEQARFFDHFLKGEDNGQDALPPVRLEVREDAVTVTSVRREQQWPPAGTAWQRWHLGRDGSFSDQPASSPATSSFHTRRGNLVYRRRFRTDTEIVGPMRLQLAVEVQGGGDVNVFAAVRKVRRGRLVAFEAAYGFRGPLVTNGMRKVSHHILDADDRPRDDVAEPLRPGQIVQLEIELLPSATLFRAGEDLELVIQGQWFHARNPFTGQFPSYYEKSPRGVCTVHFGAGHDTYLDVPVQTGAAAWPPVGPTSTGSREPTPSPTES; via the coding sequence ATGGCCGTGACACCTGGTCCGCTGAGGCGGGCGGTCGGTCGGATCCGCAATGTCATCCGCCCGAATGTCACGATCACGACGCCACCGGACGGCGTGCTGGTGGAGTACGACGTCCCGGTGGCCGTGCGGGATGGGACCGTGCTGCGGGTCAACGTCTACCGGCCGGAGGGCGGCGGCACGTACCCGGTCATGATGTCCGCTCACCCGTATGGGAAGGACTACCGGCCCAAGCCGACTCGCAACGGTTATCGGCCCTTTCCCAACCTCCGGATCCTTCCCCAGTCACAGCCGTTCTCCTTCTCGGCGTGGACCGGCTGGGAAGCGCCGGACCCGGCCTACTGGGTGCCGCGCGGCTACGTCGTCGTCAACGCCGACCTGCGCGGGTGGGGAACGTCCGAGGGCATCGGGACACTGCTCGGCGCCGGCGAGGGCGAGGACTACCACGACCTGATCGAGTGGGCGGCCGCGCAGCCCTGGTCGACGGGGCGCGTCGGCCTCAACGGCGTGTCGTACCTCGCACTGTCCCAGTGGGCCGCGGCGGCGACGCGCCCACCGCACTTGGCTGCGATCTGCCCGTGGGAGGGCTTCACGGACTTCTACCGGGACGTCGCCAGGCCGGGTGGGGTCCGCGAGAACGGCATGATGATCGTGTGGACCAAGGGAACCGCCCGCACCCGACCCGACAGCGCCGTCGACCTGCGTCAGCAGCAGCTCGCCAGGCCGCTGTACGACGAATGGTGGGCGGAGCGTGACCGGGAGATCGAGAAGATCGACGTCCCGGCGCTGGTCTGCGGCAGCTTCTCCGACCACAATCTGCACACCCGTGGCTCGTTCGAGGGGTTCCGGCGGATAGCTTCCCGGCAGAAGTGGTTGTACACGCACCGCGGCCCGAAATGGTCGGTCTTCTACAGCGGCGACGCTCTTGCCGAGCAGGCCCGGTTCTTCGATCATTTCCTCAAGGGCGAGGACAACGGCCAGGACGCGTTGCCCCCAGTCCGGCTGGAGGTGCGTGAGGACGCCGTCACCGTCACGTCGGTCCGGCGTGAGCAGCAGTGGCCGCCGGCGGGTACCGCATGGCAGCGATGGCACCTGGGACGAGACGGCAGCTTCAGCGACCAGCCCGCGTCGTCCCCGGCCACGTCGTCGTTCCACACCCGCCGCGGAAATCTCGTCTACCGCCGCCGGTTCCGGACAGACACCGAGATCGTGGGTCCGATGCGTCTCCAGCTCGCCGTCGAGGTCCAGGGTGGCGGCGACGTGAACGTCTTCGCCGCTGTCCGCAAGGTGCGCCGAGGCCGGCTCGTCGCCTTCGAGGCCGCCTACGGCTTCCGTGGACCGCTGGTGACCAACGGCATGCGCAAGGTCTCCCACCACATCCTCGATGCGGATGACCGGCCGCGTGACGACGTCGCCGAACCGCTCCGCCCCGGCCAGATCGTTCAGCTCGAGATCGAACTGTTGCCGTCAGCGACCCTGTTCCGGGCTGGTGAAGACCTCGAGCTGGTGATCCAGGGCCAGTGGTTCCACGCCCGGAACCCGTTCACCGGACAGTTTCCGTCCTACTACGAGAAGAGCCCGCGCGGGGTATGTACCGTGCACTTCGGGGCGGGCCACGACACCTACCTCGACGTCCCCGTACAAACAGGAGCTGCGGCATGGCCACCAGTTGGGCCTACATCTACGGGCAGCCGGGAGCCGACCCCGTCGCCGACCGAATCGTGA
- a CDS encoding cupin domain-containing protein, with protein sequence MTFEPTAIQKLNVQDAPDWLQVGEHQAYVGYIADEEEGSKIGLAYIRFRAGVKFDFLWAYDEVAVVTKGSLTVRVGDEVVTAGVGESVYMPAGVRGAFDIREDVEAFCVHYPTDGQAGRQWQGPERLPSETEIRPVSIDDVWP encoded by the coding sequence ATGACCTTCGAACCCACCGCTATCCAGAAGCTGAACGTCCAGGATGCGCCCGACTGGTTGCAGGTCGGTGAGCACCAGGCGTACGTCGGCTACATCGCCGACGAGGAGGAAGGGTCCAAGATCGGGCTGGCCTACATCCGCTTCCGCGCCGGAGTGAAGTTCGATTTCCTGTGGGCGTACGACGAGGTCGCCGTCGTGACCAAGGGCAGCTTGACGGTGCGGGTCGGAGACGAGGTCGTGACGGCGGGAGTCGGAGAGTCCGTCTACATGCCCGCTGGGGTGCGCGGCGCTTTCGACATCCGTGAGGACGTGGAGGCGTTCTGCGTTCACTATCCGACCGACGGTCAGGCCGGCCGTCAGTGGCAGGGACCCGAACGCCTGCCGTCGGAGACGGAGATCCGCCCGGTGTCGATCGACGACGTATGGCCGTGA
- a CDS encoding CaiB/BaiF CoA transferase family protein, translating into MSGGLPLSEAQDAPSAGPLAGCVVVDLSRALAGPHAGMLLGDLGARVIKVEVPGRGDDSRHWGPPFMGPADDPISTYFLSCNRNKESVTADLKTDDGRRFVEELAARADVLIENFRPGTLDRLGLGVERLHQVNPSLVVLSISGFGPDGPEGQRAGFDQIAQGEAGLMSVTGPPGEPTKVGVPIADLLAGLHGALGVVAAIAERHHTGRGQVVRTSLLASVAATLAFQGTRATVAGEVPTGEGNAHPAIAPYGSFAAPDATIQIAVGSQSSWRTFAGLVGIDPDDPRYVTNRERVRHRGELTADIETRLAARPAAEWLKRLADAGIPAGRVRTVDEVFEWEQTRSQGLVVTVHHPVLGPVELPGPALRFGDLPYAGGRDHHQPPPTLGQHDESVRAWIDATPPRTAPGTP; encoded by the coding sequence ATGAGCGGAGGTCTGCCGTTGTCCGAAGCGCAGGACGCCCCATCCGCCGGCCCGCTGGCCGGCTGCGTCGTCGTCGACCTCAGTCGAGCGCTGGCCGGCCCGCACGCCGGCATGCTGCTCGGAGACCTCGGCGCCCGGGTCATCAAGGTCGAGGTACCCGGCCGCGGCGACGACTCCCGGCACTGGGGCCCGCCGTTCATGGGGCCGGCCGATGACCCCATCTCGACGTATTTCCTCAGCTGCAACCGCAACAAGGAGTCCGTCACCGCCGACCTGAAGACCGACGACGGCCGCCGGTTCGTCGAGGAGCTGGCCGCCAGGGCCGACGTGCTGATCGAGAACTTCCGGCCCGGCACGCTCGACCGCCTCGGTCTCGGGGTCGAGCGGCTGCATCAGGTCAACCCGTCGCTCGTTGTGCTGTCGATCTCCGGCTTCGGGCCGGACGGCCCCGAGGGGCAGCGGGCAGGGTTCGACCAGATCGCGCAGGGCGAGGCCGGCTTGATGTCGGTCACCGGCCCACCCGGCGAGCCGACGAAGGTAGGCGTGCCCATCGCCGACCTGCTGGCCGGCCTGCACGGCGCGCTCGGCGTGGTCGCGGCCATCGCCGAGCGGCACCACACCGGACGCGGGCAGGTGGTGCGCACGTCGCTGCTGGCCTCGGTGGCGGCCACGCTGGCCTTCCAGGGCACCCGCGCCACCGTGGCCGGCGAGGTACCCACCGGTGAGGGCAACGCGCATCCGGCCATCGCCCCGTACGGGAGCTTCGCCGCGCCCGACGCGACCATCCAGATCGCGGTCGGCAGCCAGAGCAGCTGGCGCACCTTCGCCGGGCTCGTCGGCATCGACCCCGACGATCCCCGCTACGTCACCAACCGCGAACGGGTACGCCACCGCGGCGAGCTGACCGCCGACATCGAGACCCGTCTGGCTGCCCGGCCGGCCGCCGAGTGGCTGAAGCGGCTGGCCGACGCGGGCATCCCGGCCGGCCGCGTCCGCACCGTCGACGAGGTGTTCGAATGGGAACAGACCCGCTCCCAGGGCCTCGTCGTCACCGTCCACCATCCGGTGCTCGGGCCAGTCGAGCTGCCCGGCCCAGCATTACGGTTCGGCGACCTCCCGTACGCCGGCGGCCGCGACCACCACCAGCCGCCGCCCACCCTCGGCCAGCACGACGAATCAGTGCGCGCCTGGATCGACGCCACCCCACCTCGGACGGCACCCGGCACGCCATGA
- a CDS encoding HNH endonuclease signature motif containing protein, with protein sequence MNPVTNTAVEVAARTVSTTRQAENLVGHAVQLVQDFPATQQALAGGVIDERRARVITGELGGQDEQVRRRVEAAVLPVAPMLDSVALRQRIVQLLHELAPVPVQQRCREARQRREVTVTAAADAMAYLEAFLPAEDAMAVKTVLDAAAGTLKRGDRAAGRQPVRTVAQCRADALAALAWAALDTQHIGPGPNPNPNPVPQPVAPAFLHRPGCPCNCHPATAGVGFGLPGLDAEAVAGQPAETTPPGTTGPPPPGGAGRLLGERVAIPLASAQGRAVAVQVTFAFRSLAGLSDEPAHLDGYGPIPAHIGRHLAAAGIWQWVGTDPASGRYVDHGHTRYRPTQALIDHVVLRDRTCRTPGCHQPATRCDIDHVVAHAAGGPTTACNCQPLCRTHHLLKHRGRWRVQQQPDGTTVWTSPTGHTYRKPPEPVGPTSPTAKPPHDADHHDTAGDQSDRAGQPPDPDDTPPF encoded by the coding sequence GTGAATCCGGTCACGAACACCGCGGTGGAGGTGGCCGCGCGCACGGTGTCCACGACTCGGCAGGCGGAGAACCTGGTCGGGCACGCGGTGCAATTGGTGCAGGACTTTCCCGCCACCCAGCAGGCGCTGGCGGGCGGGGTGATTGATGAGCGTCGCGCGCGGGTGATCACCGGCGAGCTGGGTGGACAGGACGAGCAGGTGCGGCGGCGGGTGGAGGCGGCGGTGCTGCCGGTGGCGCCGATGCTGGACTCGGTGGCGCTGCGGCAGCGGATCGTGCAGTTGCTGCACGAGCTTGCCCCGGTGCCGGTGCAGCAGCGGTGTCGCGAGGCCAGGCAGCGGCGTGAGGTCACCGTCACTGCGGCGGCGGATGCGATGGCGTATCTGGAGGCGTTCTTGCCGGCGGAGGACGCGATGGCGGTGAAGACGGTCCTGGACGCCGCGGCCGGCACCCTGAAGCGTGGTGACCGTGCCGCCGGACGCCAGCCGGTTCGTACGGTGGCGCAGTGTCGCGCGGACGCGCTCGCGGCGCTGGCCTGGGCCGCCCTGGACACCCAACACATCGGCCCCGGTCCAAACCCGAACCCGAACCCGGTCCCGCAGCCGGTCGCGCCCGCGTTCCTGCATCGGCCCGGCTGCCCCTGCAACTGCCACCCCGCCACGGCCGGGGTGGGGTTCGGTCTTCCGGGGCTCGATGCCGAGGCGGTAGCCGGGCAGCCCGCCGAGACCACCCCGCCGGGCACGACCGGACCGCCACCGCCGGGCGGGGCCGGACGGTTGTTGGGGGAGCGGGTGGCGATTCCGCTCGCGTCGGCGCAGGGGCGGGCGGTGGCGGTGCAGGTGACGTTCGCGTTCCGGTCACTGGCCGGGCTCAGCGACGAGCCCGCGCACCTGGACGGCTACGGCCCCATCCCGGCCCACATAGGCAGGCATCTGGCCGCCGCCGGGATCTGGCAGTGGGTCGGCACCGACCCGGCCAGCGGCCGGTACGTCGACCACGGCCACACCCGCTACCGGCCCACCCAGGCGTTAATCGACCATGTCGTGCTGCGCGACCGAACCTGCCGCACCCCCGGCTGCCACCAGCCCGCGACACGTTGCGACATCGACCACGTCGTCGCCCACGCCGCCGGCGGCCCCACCACCGCCTGCAACTGCCAGCCACTGTGCCGGACCCATCACCTGCTCAAACACCGCGGCCGTTGGCGCGTGCAGCAGCAACCCGACGGCACCACCGTGTGGACCAGCCCCACCGGACACACCTACCGGAAACCACCCGAACCAGTTGGCCCCACCAGCCCGACCGCAAAACCACCCCACGACGCCGACCACCATGACACCGCCGGCGACCAGAGCGACCGCGCCGGCCAGCCACCCGATCCGGACGACACGCCACCGTTCTGA